Proteins from a genomic interval of bacterium:
- a CDS encoding sigma-70 family RNA polymerase sigma factor yields the protein MFLLAWWRIRLELTVAQSGESAAGVPGPGGAARESEWRDNLQPSGGVADSGEVTRLLNQLSEGSEAEQSRVLEELMPLIYRELKVLARANRYRWQVEPSPGTTSLVHEAYARLAGSPGGGYENRRQFFAVASKAMRSVLIDNARWHSRRKRGAGLRPVPLDEERLVSAERCEELLALDDALNQLAEREPRLARIVECRCFGGLTVEETAEALAVSATTVKRRWRLARAWLYRELQPAPV from the coding sequence ATGTTCCTGCTAGCGTGGTGGCGAATCCGGCTCGAGCTCACGGTCGCCCAGTCGGGAGAGAGCGCCGCGGGCGTGCCCGGCCCAGGGGGGGCGGCTCGGGAGTCGGAATGGAGGGACAATTTGCAGCCGTCTGGCGGTGTCGCCGACTCGGGTGAGGTCACCCGGCTTCTGAACCAGCTCTCCGAGGGCAGTGAGGCCGAGCAGAGCCGCGTCCTCGAGGAGCTGATGCCGCTCATCTACCGCGAGCTCAAGGTGCTGGCGCGCGCCAACCGCTATCGCTGGCAAGTGGAACCCTCGCCCGGAACAACCAGCCTGGTGCACGAGGCCTACGCCCGTCTGGCCGGGAGCCCGGGAGGCGGCTACGAGAATCGACGCCAGTTCTTTGCCGTCGCCTCCAAGGCCATGCGCAGCGTCCTGATCGACAACGCCCGCTGGCACAGCCGCCGGAAGCGCGGCGCTGGTCTCAGACCGGTGCCGCTCGATGAGGAGCGCCTGGTCTCGGCGGAGCGCTGTGAGGAGCTCCTGGCCTTGGACGATGCCCTCAACCAGCTGGCCGAGCGCGAGCCGCGGCTGGCCCGCATCGTCGAGTGCCGCTGTTTCGGCGGTCTGACGGTCGAGGAGACCGCGGAGGCGCTGGCGGTCTCCGCGACCACTGTGAAACGCCGCTGGCGGCTGGCGCGCGCTTGGCTGTACCGGGAGCTTCAGCCGGCTCCGGTTTGA
- a CDS encoding serine/threonine protein kinase → MTGTRAQLEDLFEAAVDLPPADRQRFLDECCGEDGALRRDLEELLASDHAAGEYFDELAGSIVAAAPGELESAARPRVEIGPYRALELIGRGGMGVVYCAVRVDGEFDQEVALKLLHLDMETPEMRARFLAERQLLARLSHPNIAHLLDGGVTEEGRPYFVMEHVEGVRVTRYCGEHALTLDQTLRLFLDVIDAVSYLHRNLIVHRDLKPGNIFVDHEGHVKLLDFGIAKLLAVDSELGGRTRTGEQMLTPDYAAPEQLLGKRVTTATDVYALGGILYELLTGRRPFESTAKDPDEIRERVPTTPGAALRAARKARENTDGAEHASVSWRQIPRDLETICLEALRPEPEHRYSSAEELGRDIERYLEGLPLGARRATLGYRLGKFVRRHRQAVIAALVLLAVLGFGFARERSLRTEAEIARTHADREAAKAVAVSEFLSELLSSVDPAKAQGEEVTVAEVLDQASERLEESDDFVDQPEVETSVRLTIADTYRALSRFDRAKVHVDRAVALSGGVHASTPEALEAVESLAYLHISREEPEQAIPLARQLLTVRTETLGQDHPEILAAMSLLGKALWLQGLYEEVEPLNRKTVEIHKRVLGAEDPDTLRSINSLAATLFYLARYLEAAELFEQLLVVHRSVLGENHPDTLNSANNLAACYMELCYYDKAEQLLRPVLEGRRRVLGEDSPLTWTTTHNLGAVLVPMGRYQEAESLLRKAAELRRGMSGNLRNHYFSRSYLADAVRDQERYDEAEAIYMETLTAQRRRYGEDDSQTLKTAIGLADLRLRQGRLEEAEDLLLDATERMAGVVGNQHPDLLGGRTILARLRNAQSRPAEALGLAEAVLAGAGPAYDAEHPLVLDTQVEKIVALRALGRLEEAAELAPAVYRGRVGRLGEDHPRTAEALALVRALGGT, encoded by the coding sequence GTGACCGGCACGAGGGCACAGCTCGAAGATCTCTTCGAAGCCGCGGTCGATCTGCCGCCCGCGGACCGGCAACGGTTCCTCGACGAGTGCTGCGGCGAGGACGGCGCCCTGCGCCGCGATCTCGAGGAGCTTCTGGCCTCGGATCACGCGGCCGGCGAGTACTTCGACGAGCTTGCCGGCAGCATCGTCGCCGCCGCCCCGGGAGAGCTCGAGAGTGCCGCCCGGCCACGAGTCGAGATCGGGCCCTACCGAGCACTCGAGCTCATCGGACGCGGCGGCATGGGCGTGGTCTACTGCGCGGTTCGAGTCGACGGTGAGTTCGACCAGGAAGTGGCGCTCAAGCTCCTGCATCTCGACATGGAGACTCCCGAGATGCGGGCGCGCTTCCTGGCCGAGCGCCAGCTGCTGGCGCGGCTCTCCCATCCCAACATCGCTCATCTCCTCGATGGCGGTGTCACCGAAGAGGGCCGGCCCTACTTCGTGATGGAGCACGTCGAGGGCGTACGAGTCACCCGCTACTGCGGGGAGCACGCTCTCACCCTCGATCAGACGCTTCGTCTCTTCCTGGATGTGATCGACGCAGTCAGCTATCTGCACCGCAACCTGATCGTGCACCGGGACCTGAAGCCCGGAAACATCTTTGTCGATCACGAGGGGCACGTGAAGCTGCTCGACTTCGGCATCGCCAAGCTGCTGGCGGTGGACTCCGAGCTGGGCGGAAGGACCCGCACCGGCGAGCAGATGCTGACGCCGGACTACGCGGCACCCGAGCAACTGCTGGGGAAACGGGTGACGACCGCCACCGACGTCTACGCGCTGGGCGGCATTCTGTACGAGCTCCTGACGGGGCGGCGACCGTTCGAGAGCACTGCCAAGGATCCGGACGAGATCCGGGAGCGGGTTCCAACCACGCCGGGAGCCGCACTGCGGGCCGCGCGGAAGGCGCGCGAGAACACTGACGGAGCCGAGCATGCCTCCGTGTCATGGCGCCAGATTCCGAGGGATCTGGAGACTATCTGCCTCGAAGCACTGCGGCCCGAGCCGGAGCATCGCTATTCGTCCGCCGAGGAGCTCGGCCGGGACATCGAGCGGTATCTCGAAGGTCTTCCCCTCGGAGCTCGAAGGGCCACGCTTGGCTATCGGCTGGGCAAGTTCGTCCGCCGGCACCGGCAAGCGGTGATCGCAGCGTTGGTCCTGCTCGCTGTGCTGGGCTTCGGTTTCGCCCGGGAACGGAGCCTGCGAACCGAGGCGGAGATCGCTCGCACGCACGCCGATCGGGAGGCGGCAAAGGCGGTGGCGGTCTCGGAGTTTCTGAGCGAGCTGCTGTCCTCGGTCGATCCGGCCAAGGCGCAGGGCGAAGAGGTGACCGTTGCCGAGGTGCTCGATCAGGCCTCGGAGAGACTCGAGGAATCAGACGACTTCGTCGATCAGCCGGAGGTCGAGACCTCGGTTCGGCTCACCATCGCCGACACCTACCGGGCGCTGAGCAGGTTCGATCGCGCCAAGGTCCACGTCGACCGGGCGGTAGCGCTCAGCGGGGGCGTGCACGCGTCCACGCCCGAGGCCCTCGAGGCCGTCGAATCACTGGCTTATCTGCACATCTCGAGGGAGGAACCGGAGCAGGCGATCCCGCTGGCCCGGCAGCTGCTGACGGTGCGAACCGAGACCCTCGGCCAGGACCATCCCGAGATCCTGGCCGCGATGAGCCTGCTCGGCAAGGCGCTCTGGCTGCAGGGCCTGTACGAAGAGGTCGAGCCGCTCAATCGCAAGACCGTCGAGATTCACAAGCGCGTTCTGGGCGCGGAGGACCCAGACACCCTGCGGTCGATCAACTCCTTGGCGGCGACCCTCTTCTACCTGGCTCGCTACCTCGAGGCCGCCGAGCTGTTCGAGCAGCTGCTCGTCGTGCATCGGAGCGTCTTGGGCGAGAATCACCCGGACACCCTCAACTCCGCCAACAACCTAGCCGCCTGCTACATGGAGCTCTGCTACTACGACAAGGCCGAACAGCTCCTGCGGCCGGTGCTCGAAGGCCGTCGGCGGGTCCTGGGTGAAGACAGTCCGCTGACCTGGACCACCACTCACAATCTCGGAGCGGTGCTCGTGCCGATGGGCCGTTACCAGGAGGCCGAATCGCTGCTGCGCAAGGCGGCGGAGCTGCGGCGGGGCATGAGCGGGAACCTCCGAAACCACTACTTCTCGCGCAGCTACCTCGCCGACGCGGTGCGCGACCAGGAACGCTACGACGAGGCCGAGGCGATCTATATGGAGACGCTGACAGCACAGCGCCGCCGGTACGGTGAGGACGATTCCCAGACGCTCAAGACCGCGATCGGCCTGGCGGATCTGCGGCTGAGACAGGGCCGGCTCGAGGAGGCCGAGGATCTACTCCTCGACGCAACGGAGAGGATGGCCGGTGTCGTGGGCAACCAGCACCCCGATCTTCTCGGCGGGAGGACGATCCTGGCGCGCCTCCGGAACGCCCAGAGCCGGCCCGCCGAGGCGCTCGGGCTGGCCGAGGCCGTGCTGGCAGGCGCCGGTCCGGCCTACGATGCCGAGCACCCGCTGGTGCTCGATACGCAGGTGGAGAAAATCGTCGCGCTGCGCGCGTTGGGACGTTTGGAAGAAGCCGCCGAGCTGGCGCCCGCCGTGTATCGAGGGCGTGTCGGCCGGCTCGGCGAGGATCATCCGAGGACGGCGGAGGCACTGGCACTGGTGCGAGCGCTGGGCGGAACCTGA
- a CDS encoding PQQ-binding-like beta-propeller repeat protein, with product MSSESTRSNPSSLRLWPAISLFAILWIFRFLPRFVEDPSLQLLMIAFMGPLVCTALILLWWVAASRATWRERVFGLLGFLVLAVIGFFVEHATIRGFGTLSAIQWGASAFVVGLVASKWIRPERRTAIGLAAAALAFGYWSLVRMDGVWGGDFRAERSWRWSRTAEDDYLAGREGRTGGASLDEPLAEAQWPGFRGPGRDGVVPGLTLAENWQARPPQELWRIQVGPGWSSFAVAGRRIFTQEQRGELEAVVAYDTENGAEIWAHEYPSRFFEAMGGAGPRATPTLAAGMLFTLGAEGLLHRLEPETGKMVWQADLRVDSQREPPTWGFASSPLVVGDVVIVHAGGEEDRGLLAYGVDDGRLRWGAPAGGHSYSSHSCRRSPARARFRWSPTRGSPSTIRRTARWRGSMPGRSTTIGCSNRWSSASRRF from the coding sequence ATGAGCTCTGAGTCCACCAGGTCGAACCCGTCCTCGCTGCGTCTGTGGCCCGCCATCTCGCTGTTCGCGATTCTCTGGATCTTCCGCTTCCTGCCGCGGTTCGTCGAAGACCCGTCGCTCCAGCTTCTGATGATCGCGTTCATGGGCCCGCTCGTTTGTACCGCTCTGATTCTGCTTTGGTGGGTCGCGGCGAGCCGCGCGACCTGGCGTGAGCGGGTCTTCGGTCTGCTCGGCTTTCTGGTCCTCGCGGTGATCGGATTCTTCGTCGAGCATGCCACGATCCGTGGGTTCGGCACGCTGAGCGCAATCCAATGGGGAGCGAGCGCGTTCGTCGTGGGTCTGGTCGCGTCCAAATGGATCCGTCCCGAGCGGCGGACGGCGATCGGACTGGCCGCGGCAGCCCTCGCCTTCGGCTACTGGTCCCTGGTGCGGATGGATGGGGTCTGGGGCGGCGATTTCAGGGCCGAGCGCTCCTGGCGCTGGTCGCGCACGGCCGAGGACGACTATCTCGCCGGGCGGGAAGGCCGTACCGGCGGCGCGAGCCTCGACGAGCCGCTGGCCGAAGCCCAGTGGCCCGGCTTTCGCGGGCCCGGGCGCGATGGCGTGGTGCCGGGTCTGACGCTCGCCGAGAACTGGCAGGCAAGGCCTCCCCAGGAGCTCTGGCGCATCCAGGTGGGTCCGGGATGGTCGTCGTTCGCGGTCGCGGGCAGGCGGATTTTCACCCAGGAGCAAAGGGGAGAGCTCGAGGCGGTGGTCGCCTATGACACCGAGAACGGCGCGGAGATCTGGGCTCACGAGTATCCGTCCCGCTTCTTCGAGGCGATGGGTGGAGCCGGCCCGCGGGCCACGCCGACCCTCGCCGCCGGCATGCTCTTCACGCTCGGCGCCGAGGGACTCCTGCATCGGCTAGAGCCGGAGACCGGAAAGATGGTCTGGCAGGCCGACCTGCGCGTCGACTCCCAACGGGAGCCGCCGACCTGGGGCTTTGCCTCGTCGCCCTTGGTCGTCGGCGATGTGGTGATCGTCCACGCCGGCGGCGAGGAGGACCGAGGGCTGCTCGCCTATGGCGTCGACGACGGTCGGCTGCGCTGGGGCGCCCCGGCCGGGGGGCACAGCTACAGCTCGCACAGTTGTCGCAGGTCGCCGGCGAGAGCTCGGTTCCGATGGTCACCAACGAGGGGCTCGCCCTCTACGATCCGGCGGACGGCTCGGTGGCGTGGAAGTATGCCTGGCCGATCAACGACTATCGGGTGCTCCAATCGCTGGTCCTCGGCGAGTCGACGCTTCTGA